A window from Solanum stenotomum isolate F172 chromosome 5, ASM1918654v1, whole genome shotgun sequence encodes these proteins:
- the LOC125865966 gene encoding PHD finger protein ING2: MAIARTGVFVDDYLEYSSTLPAELQRLLNTIRELDERSQGIINQTRQQTNYCLGLASQSQGSRKYNYDDDEAFEKLRKEIEGNQDNALSLCTEKVLLARQAHDIIDSHIKRLDEDLTNFAEDLKQEGKLPADEPPILPPLPLVLKTEKRKAPYVTPQSKKFEYRDWDWDRERDRDYDLMPPPGSHKKDFASPVDVDQPIDPNEPTYCVCHQVSFGDMIACDNENCQGGEWFHYTCVGLTPETRFKGKWYCPTCRQLPH, from the exons ATGGCGATCGCCAGAACCGGAGTTTTCGTCGATGATTACTTGGAAT ATTCGAGCACTTTGCCTGCTGAGCTTCAGAGGCTTCTTAACACCATTAGAGAGCTCGATGAGCGTTCACAAG GAATAATAAATCAGACTAGGCAGCAGACCAATTACTGCCTAGGATTAGCGTCTCAGAGTCAGGGATCAAGGAAATAcaattatgatgatgatgaggcttttgagaagttgaggaagGAGATTGAAGGAAACCAGGACAATGCCTTAAGCCTTTGCACTGAAAAGGTTTTACTTGCTCGACAAGCTCATGATATT ATAGATAGCCACATCAAGCGCTTAGATGAAGATCTTACCAACTTCGCTGAAGATCTTAAGCAAG AGGGAAAGCTACCTGCAGATGAACCTCCTATCCTTCCTCCATTACCTTTGGTCCTTAAGACTGAAAAACGCAAAGCACCATATGTAACACCTCAATCAAAGAAGTTTGAGTACAGAGACTGGGATTGGGACCGAGAACGTGACAGAGATTATGATCTTATGCCTCCTCCTGGCAGTCATAAGAAGGATTTTGCTTCTCCTGTTGATGTTGATCAACCCATTGATCCAAATGAACCCACCTACTGTGTGTGCCATCAG GTATCCTTTGGAGATATGATTGCCTGCGACAATGAAAAT TGCCAAGGAGGTGAATGGTTTCACTATACTTGTGTTGGACTCACACCAGAGACAAGATTCAAAGGGAAGTGGTACTGTCCGACATGCAGACAATTACCTCATTGA
- the LOC125865487 gene encoding patatin-like protein 3 has product MAANSVNTISMLDSNMEVDKLTNEIFSILENKFLFGYDDPKKSVTGIEDNLSVQFAGNKNVGAGKVRILSIDAGGSTDGVLAAKSLTHLESTLRQKSGKSDAHIADFFDVVAGSGTGGVLAGLLFTRGADGVPMFTAEEALKFIVENGEKICRSSKTGFFRQVSRPAKVFKKVFGDLTLKDTMKAVLIPCYDLKTGAPFVFSRADAWEMDGCDFSMSDVCGATMADRAVDLKSIDGRSKITAVGGGIAMTNPTAAAITHVLNNKQEFPFANGVEDLLVVSLGNGDSDSGTGNVMSSPAAFVKIAGDGTADMVDQAVSMAFGQTRNNNYVRIQGNGIVGKKYQLIKDENMNKCEKMKKMVVIAEEMLGQKNVECVLFQGKKLVENSNLDKLKTVASELIKEQERRKTSILPPVVLKHASPSPRTSSATTLSCDSSC; this is encoded by the exons atggcaGCTAATTCAGTTAATACAATCTCAATGCTTGATTCCAACATGGAAGTTGATAAGCTCACAAATGAAATTTTCTCAATTCTTGAAAACAAATTCCTCTTCGGTTACGATGACCCAAAAAAATCTGTCACCGGAATAGAGGACAATTTGTCAGTTCAGTTCGCCGGTAACAAGAATGTCGGCGCCGGAAAAGTCAGAATTTTGTCAATTGATGCTGGTGGGTCTACTGATGGTGTCCTTGCAGCAAAATCTTTAACCCATTTGGAATCTACCCTTCGTCAGAAATCTGGAAAATCTGATGCCCACATAGCTGATTTCTTCGATGTCGTCGCCGGCTCCGGCACCGGCGGTGTTCTCGCCGGTCTTCTTTTCACACGTGGGGCTGATGGGGTTCCTATGTTTACAGCTGAGGAAGCTCTGAAATTCATCGTTGAGAATGGTGAGAAAATTTGCCGGAGTTCCAAGACTGGATTTTTCCGGCAAGTTTCCCGGCCGGCGAAGGTGTTTAAAAAAGTGTTCGGAGATTTAACGTTAAAAGATACGATGAAAGCGGTTTTGATCCCCTGCTACGACCTGAAGACAGGTGCACCGTTCGTTTTTTCCCGCGCTGATGCATGGGAAATGGACGGCTGTGATTTCTCCATGTCGGATGTGTGTGGGGCCACGATGGCTGATCGTGCGGTTGATTTGAAGTCAATTGATGGTCGTTCGAAGATCACAGCCGTTGGTGGTGGAATAGCGATGACTAATCCAACGGCTGCGGCGATTACACATGTCCTTAATAACAAGCAAGAGTTTCCATTTGCTAATGGAGTTGAAGATTTATTGGTTGTTTCATTGGGTAATGGAGATTCAGATTCCGGCACCGGAAATGTCATGTCATCACCGGCGGCGTTCGTTAAGATTGCCGGAGATGGAACCGCCGATATG GTAGATCAAGCTGTATCAATGGCATTTGGACAAACAAGGAACAATAACTATGTAAGAATTCAAGGAAATGGTATTGTTGGGAAAAAATACCAATtaattaaagatgaaaatatgaacaaatgtgaaaaaatgaagaaaatggtGGTAATTGCTGAGGAAATGTTAGGGcaaaaaaatgttgaatgtgtATTATTTCAAGGAAAGAAATTGgttgaaaattcaaatttggacAAATTGAAGACAGTCGCAAGTGAATTGATCAAAGAACAAGAAAGGAGAAAAACGAGCATTTTGCCTCCCGTGGTTTTGAAACATGCATCACCATCCCCTAGAACATCGTCCGCGACAACTTTGTCCTGCGATTCATCGTGTTAA
- the LOC125864710 gene encoding glucan endo-1,3-beta-glucosidase 8-like produces the protein MLKLGFLVVLAFMGYWIDHDICVEGFGVNWGTMATHMLEPKIVVQMLKDNGINKVKLFDADKSTMNALAGTDIEVMVAIPNDQLLPMTDYDRAKDWVRRNVTRYNFKNGVNIKYVAVGNEPFLTAYNNSFVNLTFPALRNIQNALNEAGVGDSIKATVPLNADVYFSPESNPVPSAGRFRNDIAELMTQIVEFMSKNQAPFTVNIYPFLSLYANEHFPMDFAFFDGTPSPVLDNGVEYSNVFDANFDTLYSALKAVGYGNMAILVGEVGWPTDGDKNANLNNAYRFYKGLFAKLASNRGTPLRPGYIEVYLFGLIDEDAKSIAPGNFERHWGIFRYDGQPKFPMDISGQGQDKHLVAAKNVQYLPNRWCMLNPNAKDLSKLANNINYACTFSDCTSLGYGSSCNNLDAIGNASYAFNMYYQVQNQLDLSCDFEGLAMVTNRNLSQGTCNFIIQTGKYSISHKVLPGIVVLLSGFIFLLL, from the exons ATGTTGAAACTTGGGTTTTTAGTAGTATTAGCTTTTATGGGGTATTGGATTGATCATGATATATGTGTTGAAGGCTTTGGAGTCAATTGGGGAACAATGGCAACACACATGTTGGAGCCTAAAATAGTTGTGCAAATGTTGAAGGACAATGGTATTAATAAAGTGAAGTTGTTTGATGCAGATAAATCCACCATGAATGCACTTGCAG GTACTGATATTGAAGTTATGGTTGCAATTCCCAATGATCAACTTCTTCCTATGACTGATTATGATCGAGCTAAAGATTGGGTCAGACGTAATGTTACTCGTTACAATTTCAAAAATGGTGTCAACATCAA ATATGTTGCAGTTGGTAATGAGCCTTTTTTGACAGCTTACAACAACTCCTTTGTAAACTTAACCTTCCCAGCTCTACGAAACATCCAAAATGCACTAAACGAAGCTGGAGTTGGAGACTCCATAAAAGCAACTGTACCGCTAAATGCTGATGTCTATTTCTCACCAGAGTCTAATCCTGTACCTTCTGCTGGTAGATTCCGAAACGATATTGCTGAACTAATGACACAGATTGTTGAATTCATGAGCAAGAATCAAGCACCCTTTACAGTAAACATTTACCCTTTTCTAAGTCTTTATGCCAATGAACATTTCCCAATGGACTTTGCTTTCTTTGATGGTACTCCCAGCCCTGTTCTCGATAACGGGGTTGAGTATTCCAATGTATTCGACGCCAACTTTGATACCCTGTACTCAGCCTTAAAAGCAGTTGGTTATGGGAACATGGCCATCCTAGTCGGAGAAGTCGGTTGGCCTACGGATGGGGACAAGAATGCTAACTTAAACAACGCTTATCGGTTCTACAAAGGACTATTCGCAAAACTTGCATCCAACAGAG GAACACCCCTTAGGCCAGGATACATTGAAGTATACTTATTTGGTCTCATTGATGAGGATGCTAAAAGTATTGCTCCAGGTAATTTCGAGCGCCACTGGGGAATTTTTCGATACGATGGACAACCAAAGTTTCCTATGGACATTTCAGGACAAGGACAAGATAAACATCTTGTTGCTGCTAAAAATGTGCAATATCTACCCAACAGATGGTGTATGTTAAATCCAAATGCTAAAGATTTGAGCAAACTTGCTAACAATATTAACTATGCATGTACATTTTCAGATTGTACATCATTAGGATATGGTTCTTCTTGCAATAATTTGGATGCTATTGGAAATGCATCATATGCATTTAATATGTATTATCAAGTTCAAAATCAATTGGATTTGAGTTGTGATTTTGAAGGACTTGCAATGGTGACTAACAGGAATTTGTCTCAAGGGacttgtaattttattattcagaCAGGTAAATATTCTATTTCTCACAAGGTTTTGCCAGGGATTGTTGTATTATTAAGTGGcttcatatttcttttattgtaG